The DNA region ATAACCCGCCTGCCAGCGCCGTCAGCATCATTGAATACCGTCCCGGCAACAGCAAACGCAGCAGGTGAGGCACCATCAGCCCCACAAAACCAATACCACCACACTGAGCTACCAGTGTGGCAGTGATAAGTGAACACAATAACAACATTCCTAGCCGCATCCGCAACACCCTAACCCCCAAGGTGTGCGCGGTCTCATCGCCGCTTAGCATGACTAAGATCTGTCGTCGGTACCCGACGATCAGTACCAGTGCCACCAGCACCACAACTACTGGCACCCATAAACTATGCCAGTCCGCTCGGGCAAAACTCCCCAGCGTCCAGAACAGCATGGATGCGGTTGCCTGTGGTGTAGAAAAATACAACAACAAGCTGGTAAACGCACCGAACATAAAAGACACTGCCACACCAGACAGTAACAAACGTTCGACCTGACGTTCTGCCTGTCCCCCGCCATTGCCAAAACCAACAATACCGACAAACTCGCGCCGACGAAGGCCCCTAATGGTAATGACACCCAGGCCAGCCAAGTGCCGCCCAGTAATGTCATGGCCAATACACCGCCAAAAGAAGCACCCGCACTGATACCAAACAAGTAGGGGTCAGCCAACGGATTACGGGTCACACTTTGCAACACCAAACCACACATGGCTAAACCACTACCGGCAACAAATGCCAGTAACACTCGTGGGAGTCGTAACTCCCAGATAATCCGTTGGTCAATCTCAGACACTTGCCCCATGCCTGAAATTTTGTGACCTAAAACCCGAGCGACTTCCAGCACGCCAATATTATCGGCGGCACCAAAAGCAGTTGCTGCCAAGGGTGTGATCAGCAGCAGCAACACCACCACTAACCAGCAGCCCTGTAACCGCTTGTCCCCCATCAATGGCGGGCGTTTACTTGGCGGCATAGTTCACTCCGTTATCACACCGCACAGCATCTGTCTTATCGGCGGTCGGCGGCGCATAACCGTAAAAATACTGGAGCAGCGGTTTGCCTGTCTGTGAATGCCGACTTATTTGGCAACAGACACCAAAAACTTCGCTCACACGCTGCTCTGTTAGCACAGTTGCCGCATCACCGGCAGCAATCACACGCCCTTGATGCAATAACAACAACTCATCACACATCGCCGCTGCCAAATTAAGATCATGGATAGAGGCAATAACACTCACACCAAGACTTCTGACAAGCTCGAGGATCTGGATCTGATAACGAATATCCAGATGGTTCGTCGGCTCGTCCAGCAATAGCAACGCAGGTTTTTGCACGATTGCTCTAGCTATCAATGCCCGCTGTTTTTCGCCACCAGACAGATGTCGAAACATTGCCTCCGCTTGCTGGTGCAGACCAACCTGCGCCAATGCCGCGTCAACAGCATTATTATCCTCTGCCGAATTGCGCTCGAAAAGTCTTTTATAAGGGGTCAGACCGGTTGCGACGAGTTGCCGCAAACTCAGCTCTGACGCCAGAGGCATATCCTGCTGCACCACCGCCACCTGACGCGCAAAAGTTTGCAGCGACATGCCATCGATAGCATCACCATGCAACAGGATATTACCAGTATCGGGCTGAATATAGCGGTACAGACATCGCAATAAACTGGACTTACCAGCACCGTTAGGACCTATGAGTCCCAACACTTGCCCTTTGGGCAAGCTAAAGCTGACACCAGACAATATCGGCTTGCCTGCTACTGACCAGCAAATATTATCAGCCTTTAGGGCCGGCTCCATGGGCCGCCTCCACCAACATGATTATTTCAGGCTCAATAGGCTAACAGTATATGGCGCTCTGCCGCCAGTCATCCGCTGACGGTGGCAGAGGCAGACAACTGGCGATGTTTATAACTGCCAATGCAGTTTTGGCAGGCATTCCCAGTCACCATCAACTTCATGGGCATCCACTTCAATTTTCAGCAGTGCGCCGTAAGGCAGTTCTAGGCCGCTGAAGATACCGTTTAATGGCGGTTTTCCTGGGTTGATCATTTCGCTGATGAGCGTCCGGATCACGCCACCATGAGTGATCAACAAGGCATTATCTTGCTGGCTGCTTAGCAGTTCCTGTAGCAAGCTACTCCAGCCACGACTAATACGCTGGTACAGTTCATTCACGCTTTCAGCTTTTGGCGGGGTATGGTTGAGCGGATCGCATCCATAAGCGGCGGTGGCTTTAGGATAGTCGGCTTGCAGTGATGCCAAAGACTTACCGTCCCACTCACCAAAATTCAGTTCCTGCAACCAGTCAGCGGTGGCTAATGGACTTTCGAAAAATTCCGGCATCTCGCTGGCTAGGCTGTCGGCAAACAGGCTGCAACGTTGCAGCGGTGAACTCAACAGTCGTAACTTGCCTTCTGGCAGATGATTACACAGCTCACGCCAAGCGTTCCACATCTGCTCCTGTCCCTGCTCGCTCAATGGCGAATCGGTACGGCCTCTTAGAATATCGCCATCGGCACAGCGGCCGTGGCGCATCAGATATACTGTCAATTTTCTGTAGCAGGACATGATGGTTCCTTCGATTTAACTACCCAGGTTGGGGGCAACAATTTCACCTTGCCGCAGAACGCTGGAATCCTTATTATGGACGTCTATACGTATAAACATCCAAAACAGCCCTGTAGTTATTCCGCAGCCATACTATGATGCTTGTTTACTGTCATAATCACAGTAATGTGATCTGGATCATAACTCAATTTTAAAAGTTTGTATTTGTTAATTTTTATTTTAGTAACAGGTAATTAAGGCTTCGAATGATTAACACTTCTGCCACTGCTGTGAGCCGCAAGATACACGATGCTCTGGCGCAGCGAATTTTGATTATCGACGGTGCCATGGGCACTATGATCCAGAGCTTCAAGTTGGAAGAAGCCGATTATCGTGGTGAACGTTTTCGCGACTGGCATTGCGACGTCAAAGGTAACAATGACCTGCTGGTATTAACTCAGCCGCAGATTATTAAGTCGATTCACCGCCAGTATCTGCAAGCAGGTGCCGACATCATTGAAACCAACAGTTTCAATGCCACCACCATCGCTATGGCAGATTACGACATGCAGGCGCTGGTGAGCGAAATTAATGAACAAGCCGCCAGACTCGCCAGAGAAGCCGCCGATGAAGTGGCGGCAGCGACTGGAATACCCCGTTATGTTGCCGGGGTGTTAGGCCCGACGAATCGCACCTGTTCCATCAGTCCCGATGTCAATGACCCAGGGTTTCGCAATATCCATTTCGATGAGTTAGTGGCTGCTTACATACAAGCCACTGAAGCGCTTATCAAAGGCGGCGCGGACATACTGATGGTCGAAACCATCTTCGACACCCTCAATGCCAAAGCGGCATTGTTTGCCATTGATGAAGTGTTCGAAAAACTTGGCGTACGACTGCCAGTGATGATTTCCGGCACCATTACCGATGCCTCCGGCCGTACCCTCACCGGCCAGACTACTGAAGCTTTTTACAACTCATTGCGCCACATCAAGCCGTTATCATTTGGCCTTAACTGCGCCCTTGGGCCGAAAGAATTACGCCCCTACGTAGAAGAATTGGCACGCATCAGTGAAACCTTTGTTTCGGTGCATCCCAACGCGGGGCTGCCCAACGAATTTGGCGGTTACGATGAAACCCCGGCACAGATGGCCGAAGTCATCGGTCAGTGGGCCAAAGAAGGGCTGGTTAACTTAGTCGGTGGTTGTTGTGGGACAACTCCGGCGCACATTAAAGCCATCCGTGAAGCCGTCAGTCAGCATCAACCCCGGCAGTTACCCGAATTGCCCGTTGCTTGCCGTCTTGCCGGGCTGGAACCGCTGACCATAGACACCAACAGTCTGTTTGTTAACGTGGGAGAGCGCACCAACGTCACCGGCTCTGCTAAATTCTTACGGTTGATTAAAGAGGGACAATTTGAAACCGCGCTTGATGTGGCTCGCGAACAGGTAGAAAGCGGCGCGCAGATCATCGACGTCAACATGGATGAAGGCATGCTGGACGGCGTAGAGATGATGCAGAAGTTTCTCAATCTTATCGCCTCTGAACCCGACATCAGCAAAGTGCCAGTGATGATCGACTCCTCCAAATGGGAAGTGATTGAAGCCGGATTAAAGTGCATTCAGGGAAAAGGCATCGTCAACTCTATCTCGCTGAAAGAGGGTGAAGCCAGCTTCATTGCACATGCACAACTGGTAAAACGTTATGGCGCAGCGGCAATCATCATGGCGTTCGATGAACAAGGCCAAGCCGATACCCACGCACGCAAAATCAATATCTGTACCCGCGCCTACCGCATATTGGTCGATAAGGTCGGTTTTCCGCCAGAAGATATTATTTTCGACCCGAATATCTTTGCCATCGCCACCGGCATTGAAGAACACGACAACTACGCGGTGGACTTCATCAATGCCGTGAAAGATATCAAGGCCACTTTGCCACACGCCATGGTGTCTGGCGGGGTGTCTAACGTGTCCTTCTCCTTCCGCGGCAACAACCCGGTGCGCGAAGCCATCCATGCGGTGTTTCTGTATCACGCCATCAAGGCGGGCATGGATATGGGCATAGTCAACGCCGGGCAGTTGGCGATTTACGATGATATTGACCCCATTCTGAAGCAGCGCGTCGAAGCGGTAGTGCTGAATCTGCCATGCCCAGTTGCTGGCTCCAGCAATACCGAACAGCTACTGGATATTGCCGAAAAATTCCGTGGCGGCCAAAGCGGTGTTGGCAAGCAGGAAGATCAGGCGTGGCGACACTGGCCAGTGAACAA from Shewanella dokdonensis includes:
- a CDS encoding ABC transporter ATP-binding protein, producing the protein MEPALKADNICWSVAGKPILSGVSFSLPKGQVLGLIGPNGAGKSSLLRCLYRYIQPDTGNILLHGDAIDGMSLQTFARQVAVVQQDMPLASELSLRQLVATGLTPYKRLFERNSAEDNNAVDAALAQVGLHQQAEAMFRHLSGGEKQRALIARAIVQKPALLLLDEPTNHLDIRYQIQILELVRSLGVSVIASIHDLNLAAAMCDELLLLHQGRVIAAGDAATVLTEQRVSEVFGVCCQISRHSQTGKPLLQYFYGYAPPTADKTDAVRCDNGVNYAAK
- a CDS encoding histidine phosphatase family protein, coding for MSCYRKLTVYLMRHGRCADGDILRGRTDSPLSEQGQEQMWNAWRELCNHLPEGKLRLLSSPLQRCSLFADSLASEMPEFFESPLATADWLQELNFGEWDGKSLASLQADYPKATAAYGCDPLNHTPPKAESVNELYQRISRGWSSLLQELLSSQQDNALLITHGGVIRTLISEMINPGKPPLNGIFSGLELPYGALLKIEVDAHEVDGDWECLPKLHWQL
- the metH gene encoding methionine synthase, translated to MINTSATAVSRKIHDALAQRILIIDGAMGTMIQSFKLEEADYRGERFRDWHCDVKGNNDLLVLTQPQIIKSIHRQYLQAGADIIETNSFNATTIAMADYDMQALVSEINEQAARLAREAADEVAAATGIPRYVAGVLGPTNRTCSISPDVNDPGFRNIHFDELVAAYIQATEALIKGGADILMVETIFDTLNAKAALFAIDEVFEKLGVRLPVMISGTITDASGRTLTGQTTEAFYNSLRHIKPLSFGLNCALGPKELRPYVEELARISETFVSVHPNAGLPNEFGGYDETPAQMAEVIGQWAKEGLVNLVGGCCGTTPAHIKAIREAVSQHQPRQLPELPVACRLAGLEPLTIDTNSLFVNVGERTNVTGSAKFLRLIKEGQFETALDVAREQVESGAQIIDVNMDEGMLDGVEMMQKFLNLIASEPDISKVPVMIDSSKWEVIEAGLKCIQGKGIVNSISLKEGEASFIAHAQLVKRYGAAAIIMAFDEQGQADTHARKINICTRAYRILVDKVGFPPEDIIFDPNIFAIATGIEEHDNYAVDFINAVKDIKATLPHAMVSGGVSNVSFSFRGNNPVREAIHAVFLYHAIKAGMDMGIVNAGQLAIYDDIDPILKQRVEAVVLNLPCPVAGSSNTEQLLDIAEKFRGGQSGVGKQEDQAWRHWPVNKRLEYALVKGITEFIDEDTEAARLAATRPLDVIEGPLMDGMNVVGDLFGAGKMFLPQVVKSARVMKKAVAYLNPFIEAEKVQGSSNGKVLMVTVKGDVHDIGKNIVGVVLACNGYEVIDLGVMVPVEQIIETARKEQVDIIGMSGLITPSLDEMVHNVKTFAREGLTIPAIIGGATTSKIHTAVKIAPHYPHGAIYIPDASRAVPMVSKLINDETRAKTIADIYAEYEVMREKRLAQTKRKTLVPLPAARDNKVQHDWQANPPVKPQQLGIQVFEDYPLEDLLGRIDWTPFFRAWELHGHFPDILDDMVVGEEARKVYADGKAMLHKIIDEKWLTAKAVFGLFPANSINDDDIELYDSEARQQTLLTTHHLRMQLERVGNHNFCLADFVAPKDSGVSDYMGAFAVTTGHGIEKHLAKFEAAHDDYSAIMLKCLADRLAEAFAERLHERVRKEFWGYAADEDLNNDALIREKYKGIRPAPGYPACPDHTEKGLLWQLLQPDQRIDLRLTESYAMYPTAAVSGWYFANPQSRYFGITNIGRDQVADYAQRKGMTIAEVEKWLAPVLDYDPE